One Fuerstiella marisgermanici DNA window includes the following coding sequences:
- a CDS encoding NTP transferase domain-containing protein, translating into MTAPVAVILAAGKSTRMKSETPKVLHPVCGRLMIDYVLDAARAAGVEKSVVIVGHKADLVREALASHSDVVFAEQVEQNGTGHAVMMAERELKSHQGSVLILAGDTPLLQGSSLKALLDAQASEKAACVIGTADTENNEGLGRVVRTASGDFDCIVEHKDASEDQRRITEINTGCYAFDTQLLLSSLRKLKPNNVQSEYYLTDCPRILMDDGHKVAASCSLTIEEAIGVNNRIQLAEVRSHIQREHLNQIMLSGVTIVDPTQTSIDINVAIGSDTVINPGCVIEGDVTIGANCVIGPHAHIVGPKTIADGSHVGR; encoded by the coding sequence ATGACTGCTCCCGTTGCTGTAATCCTGGCCGCCGGCAAAAGCACTCGGATGAAATCCGAAACGCCAAAGGTGCTGCACCCCGTCTGCGGTCGTCTGATGATCGACTACGTTCTCGACGCGGCTCGCGCAGCGGGTGTGGAGAAGAGCGTCGTCATCGTGGGGCACAAGGCGGACCTGGTGCGAGAAGCTTTGGCCAGCCATTCCGATGTGGTCTTCGCTGAACAGGTGGAACAAAACGGGACGGGCCATGCGGTGATGATGGCGGAACGGGAACTCAAATCGCATCAAGGTTCCGTGCTGATTCTGGCGGGTGACACACCGTTGCTGCAGGGATCGTCGCTGAAAGCACTGTTGGACGCTCAGGCATCTGAAAAAGCGGCCTGCGTGATCGGCACAGCGGACACTGAAAATAACGAAGGGCTGGGTCGAGTCGTCCGCACCGCAAGTGGGGACTTCGACTGCATTGTCGAACACAAAGATGCGTCTGAAGACCAACGCCGCATCACAGAAATCAATACCGGCTGCTACGCGTTTGATACTCAGCTGCTGCTGAGTTCCCTTCGGAAGCTGAAACCCAACAACGTGCAGTCAGAATACTATTTGACGGACTGTCCTCGCATCTTGATGGATGACGGGCACAAGGTCGCCGCCAGTTGCAGCCTCACGATTGAAGAAGCGATCGGCGTCAACAATCGAATTCAACTGGCTGAAGTTCGAAGCCACATTCAGCGTGAGCACCTCAACCAAATCATGCTTAGCGGCGTGACGATTGTTGACCCCACCCAAACCAGCATCGACATCAATGTTGCGATCGGCAGCGACACAGTGATCAATCCGGGTTGCGTGATTGAAGGCGACGTCACCATCGGAGCCAACTGCGTCATTGGCCCGCACGCTCACATTGTGGGTCCGAAAACGATCGCAGACGGCAGCCACGTTGGTCGCTGA
- the truB gene encoding tRNA pseudouridine(55) synthase TruB, with the protein MFGILNLHKPQGMTSRDVVNVVQRIVKPVKVGHAGTLDPMATGVLLVALGKATKLISRLQQSPKTYVADFVLGQRSDTDDATGAVENVPTEAVFTAKQVEDALQTFVGTIEQVPPAFSAVKVNGQRAYTKARRGEDVTLKAKPVTVYGIQLQQFDWPRLRVTIECGSGTYIRSIARDLGTQLGCGGLMSALERTAIGRFSVEDAIDPQSLSADNLASQLANPIDVVAGVAQYRCTEHDESEIVLGRNIVAAKTRWVQPYKASDTEVALVSSDATRLLAMAEYDAASQRLQPRTVFVSKAST; encoded by the coding sequence ATGTTTGGTATTCTGAACCTGCACAAGCCGCAAGGCATGACCTCGCGAGACGTGGTGAACGTGGTGCAGCGGATCGTGAAACCCGTCAAAGTTGGTCACGCCGGGACACTGGACCCCATGGCGACCGGCGTGTTGCTGGTCGCATTGGGAAAAGCCACAAAGCTGATTTCGCGATTGCAGCAGTCGCCCAAGACGTACGTTGCAGATTTCGTGCTCGGACAACGATCCGACACCGATGATGCGACCGGGGCTGTCGAAAACGTACCCACCGAAGCAGTGTTCACAGCGAAGCAGGTTGAAGACGCCCTGCAGACTTTCGTTGGGACGATTGAACAAGTTCCGCCCGCGTTTTCTGCTGTAAAGGTGAATGGTCAGCGAGCCTACACGAAGGCTCGCCGGGGCGAAGACGTGACCCTCAAAGCGAAGCCCGTCACCGTATACGGCATTCAGCTTCAGCAGTTCGATTGGCCGCGATTGCGAGTCACCATTGAATGCGGTTCCGGCACCTACATTCGATCCATCGCGCGGGATCTGGGAACGCAACTCGGTTGCGGCGGCCTAATGAGTGCTCTTGAACGCACGGCGATTGGCCGGTTTTCCGTTGAGGACGCCATCGATCCGCAATCGCTTTCAGCAGATAACCTTGCATCTCAGCTCGCCAACCCAATTGATGTCGTCGCCGGAGTGGCTCAGTACCGTTGCACGGAGCATGATGAGTCGGAAATCGTTCTGGGCCGGAACATTGTCGCCGCGAAAACGCGATGGGTTCAGCCATACAAGGCGTCCGACACCGAAGTTGCTTTGGTGTCGAGTGACGCGACTCGCCTCTTGGCGATGGCGGAATACGATGCGGCCAGTCAACGATTGCAGCCGCGCACGGTGTTTGTCAGCAAGGCGTCAACGTAG
- a CDS encoding BBP7 family outer membrane beta-barrel protein: protein MFRPNLFRSLILMSFALTFCSVSQAQHPGGHWQMPGIHAPQSQYQAPILDHYTGSKPALWDDQQPVERLFGEIAKRSWMRFEYLHWNVSRPGSVRVGAPLTDVTDPLIVFDNQNGTPAGEAVIPNLGNLGLDDTRGVRGTWGLDLANADFELQFFGTEQNSDSLSRTNLFAGRDTGAETIGTTAFPNVAIPLLSGGGVASADTANYLIFDDSFSTSIHTQMWGGEATFLSKPYVPNADTSWQWLGGIRYIAYEEEFRNRGVNSSGGLDTPVVTTFGGDTINNMYGPEVGARMAMKNRWFSLSATPRIAFALNDYSANTQSSPLGVAGTSYSESDIDFTPIVQVSFTGEIHITPNFSIFGGYDFMWIYRMTRPFDNIAYDSVAGEAGGFVPDLRQQVDLESFYTRGLSVGCVLRY from the coding sequence ATGTTCCGTCCGAACCTGTTCCGATCACTGATCCTGATGAGCTTTGCTCTGACTTTCTGTTCAGTGAGTCAGGCGCAGCACCCCGGTGGCCACTGGCAAATGCCCGGTATCCACGCGCCGCAGTCTCAATATCAGGCTCCGATCCTCGATCATTACACCGGGTCGAAACCCGCGTTGTGGGACGATCAGCAACCAGTTGAAAGGCTGTTTGGCGAAATTGCCAAACGCAGCTGGATGCGGTTCGAATACCTGCATTGGAACGTTAGCCGACCCGGCAGCGTGCGGGTCGGGGCTCCGTTGACTGACGTGACTGACCCACTGATTGTGTTCGACAATCAGAACGGCACGCCAGCCGGTGAAGCCGTGATCCCGAATCTCGGCAACCTGGGGCTGGATGACACTCGCGGCGTTCGAGGCACATGGGGCCTTGACCTGGCCAACGCCGACTTCGAGCTACAGTTCTTCGGCACAGAACAGAACTCTGACTCGCTGAGCCGTACCAATCTGTTTGCTGGTCGCGACACCGGGGCTGAAACGATTGGTACCACAGCGTTTCCGAACGTTGCGATTCCGTTGCTAAGCGGTGGTGGCGTGGCCAGTGCTGATACGGCCAACTATCTGATCTTTGACGACAGTTTCAGCACTTCGATTCATACCCAGATGTGGGGCGGCGAAGCGACGTTTCTGTCGAAGCCATACGTTCCCAATGCGGACACGTCATGGCAGTGGCTGGGCGGCATTCGCTACATCGCGTATGAAGAAGAATTCCGCAACCGCGGCGTGAACAGTTCTGGTGGGCTGGACACCCCTGTCGTCACAACGTTTGGTGGCGATACGATTAACAACATGTATGGCCCGGAAGTCGGTGCTCGCATGGCGATGAAGAATCGCTGGTTTTCGCTAAGTGCGACGCCGCGAATCGCGTTCGCATTGAACGACTACTCGGCCAACACTCAGTCGTCACCGCTCGGCGTCGCGGGTACCAGCTACTCAGAATCCGATATCGACTTCACGCCGATTGTGCAGGTCAGCTTCACGGGTGAGATTCATATCACGCCGAACTTTTCGATCTTCGGCGGCTACGACTTCATGTGGATCTACCGCATGACTCGTCCGTTCGACAACATCGCGTATGACAGCGTTGCTGGCGAAGCTGGCGGGTTCGTTCCTGATCTCCGTCAGCAGGTCGATCTGGAATCGTTCTACACTCGCGGCCTGAGTGTCGGTTGTGTGTTGCGATATTAA
- a CDS encoding type II secretion system protein GspD, which produces MWIVCALPLPAFGQQQVAKANAPAGYEELLSKRGSLTVRDMSLSDALFTISETWGVNLLFGKDIAGDVNGVFRDVTLREVLDSLLLANGYGYRPRGQSLIVMTLDELGDTNAMLKTVAIPLPGSQADDIVEAAQMFLSPQGKLQVVRSVDSLMVSDYPENIEKVRTFIDSVRSSKTHAGPNSDEQIVLNPVLPQPQGMALLPSAGQEESIAYFSPKYTQATSLQEAFESFLGPDARVVVIEQENRIAIVDRPEGIQLARRIFAELDQPREQVRITALIYDVNVSELEKLGVNWTHNMKGGFDAAGNPQQVFGGKFGPFTDPTDGAFTIGNAVGAATDAAVDSTASTTTLGAARLMTLSRHFDLSTVITALDQTDGARLLADPSVTVLDREEASIRIVTEIPIQQLTQTEAGGQIGTTSFRDAGVTLTVTPQIGADGTITLQVSPTFSVLSGFSEGQPIIDSREATTTVRIADRQTIVIGGLRQRTEVENVTGIPKLMHMKRFGKLFRSHTTTVRESELMVFLRPEITTPTEVGTDRNAAGLCAAHQALSRLNWPSDVPVIPSCNDPHCPYHYPRPRIARPPATRQDDHAIIANPEPPEIHLPPFNAPVDGGTTKPSQLQPSPQQSFDSSTIPQPDDALEQPFPIQNSSSGTDRRWQEFLAIQQDSGVTQVKAEVVQQEAVPDADARPARPVIKSSSQWPDWMRSLREPYVNRRRK; this is translated from the coding sequence ATGTGGATCGTCTGTGCGCTGCCACTGCCAGCCTTTGGCCAGCAACAGGTGGCCAAAGCGAACGCGCCTGCCGGCTATGAAGAACTGCTTTCAAAACGCGGCAGTCTGACGGTTCGTGACATGAGTCTTTCGGACGCGCTGTTTACGATAAGCGAAACGTGGGGCGTGAATCTGTTGTTCGGGAAAGACATCGCCGGTGATGTTAACGGTGTGTTTCGCGACGTCACGTTGCGTGAAGTGTTGGATTCATTGTTGCTGGCCAATGGCTACGGCTATCGCCCGCGAGGACAGAGTCTCATTGTGATGACGCTGGATGAACTCGGCGACACCAACGCCATGTTGAAAACGGTCGCAATTCCTCTGCCCGGCAGTCAGGCCGACGATATTGTTGAAGCCGCTCAGATGTTCCTTTCGCCGCAGGGGAAACTGCAGGTGGTGCGTTCCGTCGATTCACTGATGGTCAGCGACTACCCGGAAAATATTGAAAAAGTTCGCACGTTCATCGACTCTGTGCGGTCATCCAAGACTCACGCCGGTCCGAACTCTGACGAACAGATCGTTCTCAATCCCGTGCTGCCACAGCCGCAGGGGATGGCTTTGCTGCCATCGGCGGGGCAGGAAGAATCCATTGCCTATTTTTCTCCGAAGTACACTCAGGCAACATCGCTGCAGGAAGCCTTCGAATCGTTTCTGGGGCCGGATGCTCGCGTGGTTGTCATTGAACAGGAAAACCGGATCGCGATCGTCGACCGGCCGGAAGGCATTCAACTGGCGCGGCGTATTTTTGCGGAACTCGATCAACCCCGCGAACAGGTGCGAATCACGGCTTTGATTTACGACGTCAATGTCTCGGAACTCGAAAAACTGGGGGTCAACTGGACTCACAATATGAAGGGCGGCTTTGACGCAGCCGGCAACCCTCAGCAGGTTTTTGGCGGCAAATTTGGTCCGTTCACCGATCCCACAGACGGCGCCTTCACAATCGGCAACGCGGTCGGAGCAGCGACTGATGCTGCGGTGGATTCAACCGCGTCAACCACAACTTTGGGAGCCGCCCGGTTGATGACGCTAAGTCGGCACTTTGACCTCAGCACCGTGATCACCGCACTGGACCAGACTGACGGAGCTCGTCTGTTGGCCGACCCATCTGTCACAGTCCTTGACCGTGAAGAAGCATCGATTCGGATTGTCACTGAGATCCCGATTCAGCAACTCACCCAAACTGAAGCTGGTGGCCAGATCGGCACGACCAGCTTCCGCGATGCGGGCGTAACGCTCACTGTCACTCCGCAAATTGGTGCCGACGGAACAATCACGTTGCAGGTCAGTCCCACGTTCAGCGTGTTGTCTGGCTTTTCAGAAGGTCAGCCGATCATCGACAGCCGGGAAGCGACGACAACGGTCCGAATCGCAGATCGTCAAACGATTGTGATCGGGGGGCTGCGGCAGAGGACAGAGGTCGAAAACGTGACCGGCATTCCGAAACTCATGCATATGAAACGATTCGGAAAGCTTTTTCGTTCACACACCACAACGGTACGTGAGAGCGAGCTGATGGTGTTTCTACGGCCGGAAATCACGACGCCAACGGAAGTCGGCACAGATCGGAATGCGGCCGGGTTGTGTGCAGCTCATCAGGCACTGTCGCGGCTGAATTGGCCGTCTGACGTGCCCGTCATTCCGTCCTGCAACGATCCACACTGTCCCTATCATTACCCTCGGCCACGAATCGCTCGGCCGCCGGCAACGCGGCAAGACGATCACGCGATAATTGCCAACCCCGAGCCACCGGAAATTCATCTGCCTCCGTTTAATGCACCCGTCGACGGAGGCACGACAAAGCCTTCTCAACTGCAGCCGAGCCCACAGCAATCGTTCGATTCTTCCACGATCCCGCAGCCAGATGACGCATTGGAACAGCCGTTTCCGATTCAGAATTCGTCCTCCGGTACGGACCGCCGCTGGCAGGAGTTCCTGGCGATTCAGCAGGATTCCGGCGTGACGCAGGTGAAGGCAGAAGTGGTTCAACAGGAAGCTGTACCGGACGCCGACGCCAGACCGGCACGACCAGTAATAAAGTCGTCCAGCCAATGGCCGGACTGGATGCGTTCGCTGCGTGAGCCGTACGTGAATCGCCGTCGGAAGTAG
- a CDS encoding response regulator, with protein MDYERPRLLLVQHNQQTADITSFRLQLLGYDVVSLKRGEDVPQSVELQLPDLLLVESRLPGIDGFEVTSRLRANERTAAIPVLICSPDSSRESVRNAFSAGADDYLIMPFDPATLENKVESLLANGRVVAVQE; from the coding sequence ATGGACTACGAACGTCCGCGCCTTCTGCTGGTGCAGCACAATCAGCAAACGGCGGATATCACCAGCTTTCGTTTGCAGCTGCTCGGCTATGACGTCGTGTCGCTCAAACGTGGCGAAGACGTTCCTCAATCGGTCGAACTGCAGTTGCCGGACTTGCTGCTGGTCGAAAGCCGACTGCCTGGCATCGACGGTTTCGAAGTCACCAGTCGTCTGCGAGCCAACGAACGCACGGCTGCGATTCCGGTTCTAATCTGTTCACCGGATTCCAGTCGCGAATCCGTACGCAACGCGTTTTCAGCCGGCGCTGACGACTATCTGATCATGCCGTTCGATCCGGCCACACTGGAAAACAAAGTGGAATCGCTGCTGGCCAATGGCCGAGTCGTCGCGGTTCAGGAATAA
- a CDS encoding GspE/PulE family protein, whose translation MAGRLGDILVNQGHLDESQLDEILSKGGGGRLGERLLTSGLVNTAQLGSALSEQFDVEYRTLTPQTIKPQIIQLIPESFSRKNLVVPLEVAQERLTLAMECPDDIETISEVEMMTGYSIEPVVSMASDVTAAIDFGFDDRLVARQTVVDLQLADLREKSDELVDDAAIAEEDESAPVVRLVQAILTGAINAGTSDIHLEPHNPEMRVRYRIDGELQQVMTIPNHIEDAMVARIKIMADMDTTENRRPQDGKLSVTENGKRVGFRVSSVPTIDGEKVVMRLLDEGGNVFAMDTIGFSDSDRQRVDTMLEKPHGMIVVTGPTGSGKSTTMYAMLRQLNSVARNIVTVEDPVEYRLDGINQVQSNSEYGIGFANALKFIMRQDPDVIMVGEIRDHETATTSIQAALTGHLLISTLHTNDAVGSITRLNDLGIDSFKIGGALLGSMAQRLVRGICPNCRVPDEPSPSLIEKTFGRVGLPVTAPMFRGAGCDRCLGTGYHGRLPIHEVMVITPRMTEAIENGLPHTKLREVALEEGMHDLVHSGLQLVLDGRTTLEEVYYKTSS comes from the coding sequence ATGGCCGGACGATTGGGCGACATCCTGGTGAACCAGGGACACCTCGACGAATCTCAACTGGATGAGATCCTCTCGAAAGGTGGCGGCGGACGGCTGGGCGAACGGCTGCTAACCAGCGGCCTAGTCAACACCGCGCAACTCGGTTCGGCATTGTCTGAACAATTTGACGTCGAATACCGGACGCTCACGCCGCAGACGATCAAACCGCAAATCATTCAATTAATCCCGGAATCATTCTCGCGGAAGAACCTGGTCGTGCCGCTGGAGGTTGCTCAGGAACGACTGACGCTGGCAATGGAATGCCCGGACGACATCGAAACGATTTCCGAAGTGGAAATGATGACCGGCTATTCCATCGAACCCGTGGTCTCAATGGCTTCCGATGTGACAGCCGCTATCGACTTCGGATTTGACGATCGCCTTGTCGCTCGGCAAACCGTCGTCGACCTGCAACTCGCCGACTTGCGGGAAAAGTCGGACGAACTTGTCGACGATGCCGCAATCGCCGAAGAAGACGAATCCGCTCCGGTGGTGCGACTGGTGCAGGCCATTCTGACCGGGGCAATCAACGCCGGCACCAGCGACATTCACCTGGAACCGCATAATCCGGAAATGCGAGTTCGCTATCGAATCGACGGCGAACTGCAGCAGGTGATGACGATTCCGAACCACATTGAAGATGCCATGGTGGCTCGCATCAAGATCATGGCCGACATGGACACCACCGAAAACCGCCGCCCGCAGGATGGCAAGCTGTCCGTGACAGAAAACGGCAAGCGCGTCGGCTTTCGCGTGAGTTCCGTGCCTACGATTGACGGCGAAAAAGTGGTCATGCGACTGCTGGACGAAGGCGGCAACGTATTTGCGATGGACACCATCGGCTTTTCGGATTCTGATCGGCAGCGAGTCGACACGATGCTGGAAAAGCCTCACGGCATGATCGTCGTGACGGGCCCCACCGGTTCGGGCAAGTCAACCACGATGTACGCCATGCTGCGACAGCTGAATTCTGTCGCACGCAATATTGTCACCGTCGAAGATCCCGTCGAATACCGACTGGACGGTATCAATCAGGTGCAGTCAAACAGTGAATATGGAATCGGTTTCGCCAACGCATTGAAGTTTATTATGCGTCAGGATCCGGACGTGATCATGGTGGGCGAAATTCGAGACCACGAAACAGCGACCACCAGCATCCAGGCCGCTTTGACGGGTCATCTGCTGATCAGCACGCTGCACACTAACGATGCAGTTGGTTCCATCACGCGGCTAAACGATTTGGGAATTGACTCATTCAAAATCGGAGGCGCTTTGCTGGGGAGTATGGCTCAACGACTGGTCCGAGGCATCTGCCCAAACTGTCGGGTCCCCGACGAACCGAGCCCAAGTTTGATTGAGAAAACCTTCGGCCGCGTCGGGCTTCCCGTGACCGCGCCGATGTTTCGAGGGGCAGGGTGCGACCGCTGTCTGGGCACGGGTTACCACGGGCGCCTGCCAATCCATGAAGTGATGGTCATCACGCCTCGTATGACGGAAGCCATCGAAAACGGGCTGCCACATACAAAGCTGCGCGAAGTCGCTTTGGAGGAAGGCATGCATGACCTTGTGCATTCCGGCCTGCAACTGGTGCTGGACGGCAGGACGACGCTGGAAGAAGTTTACTACAAAACAAGCAGCTAA
- a CDS encoding type II secretion system F family protein, whose protein sequence is MSTILTTKPQARSLLASVRDKLHSVKFGDDVRDPLKFHMKQPVLASLIHNMAMLLENGLSLPKALATLSAEPSLRKYAWILNAVRRKIDTGEPFSSALADFPRTFNRLIISQVRVGERSGSMPETLRRISGQFERSGDVRRTILKRLSYPAMILLAGTGLIIFMMTVVVPEFETAFAESGTDLPLITQFVSGTSRFLYAYGWMVVLAVAGLWGLFCQSRKRPQFAEFTDRMALRIPIVGRWIRDYAVLQFIDTAGVMMDSGFVPVEAIHASVDGISNRAMRKVIAKLTTAVRSGQKLSEELSRHPDMFPPTISQLVIVGEQTGNLSHATHGVRKHLRQQLEQRVDSAVSLIEPLLTVAMAFLIGCVVMAIYMPMFDMLNAME, encoded by the coding sequence ATGTCCACGATTCTCACCACAAAACCTCAAGCCCGTTCACTTCTGGCCAGCGTTCGCGACAAACTTCATAGCGTCAAGTTTGGGGATGATGTCCGCGACCCGCTAAAGTTTCACATGAAACAGCCGGTGCTGGCGAGCTTGATTCATAACATGGCGATGCTTCTGGAGAACGGCTTGTCACTCCCGAAGGCGCTGGCAACGTTGTCAGCGGAGCCTTCATTAAGAAAGTACGCATGGATACTGAACGCCGTTCGACGCAAGATCGATACCGGGGAACCGTTCAGCTCAGCACTGGCCGATTTCCCTCGAACATTTAACCGGCTGATTATCAGCCAGGTGCGAGTCGGAGAACGCAGCGGCAGCATGCCCGAAACGCTACGCCGAATCAGCGGCCAGTTCGAACGCAGCGGCGATGTGCGTCGCACAATCCTGAAGCGGCTGAGTTACCCCGCGATGATCCTGCTGGCCGGAACAGGGCTGATTATCTTCATGATGACTGTCGTGGTGCCCGAATTCGAAACCGCGTTCGCCGAATCCGGCACCGACCTGCCGCTGATCACTCAGTTCGTCAGCGGCACCAGCCGATTTTTGTATGCGTATGGATGGATGGTCGTTCTGGCGGTAGCGGGGCTGTGGGGTCTATTCTGTCAGTCGCGCAAACGGCCTCAGTTTGCCGAATTCACAGACCGCATGGCGCTGCGTATTCCGATTGTTGGCCGTTGGATTCGCGATTATGCCGTGCTTCAGTTCATCGATACTGCTGGCGTGATGATGGACTCCGGGTTTGTTCCCGTTGAAGCCATTCATGCGTCTGTAGACGGCATTAGCAATCGAGCCATGCGGAAGGTCATCGCCAAATTGACAACCGCCGTCCGCAGTGGCCAGAAACTCAGCGAAGAACTAAGCCGTCATCCAGACATGTTCCCGCCAACGATTAGCCAGCTCGTGATCGTCGGCGAACAGACCGGAAACCTGTCCCATGCGACTCACGGCGTTCGCAAGCACCTGAGGCAACAACTGGAACAGCGAGTCGATTCGGCGGTTTCGTTAATCGAACCGCTGCTTACCGTCGCGATGGCGTTTCTGATCGGTTGCGTTGTGATGGCCATCTACATGCCGATGTTCGACATGCTGAACGCAATGGAATAG
- a CDS encoding competence type IV pilus major pilin ComGC: MLKKSQATQKKRRGFSLMEVMSAIVIIAVVATASVTGLSALRGKANAKMDQTNMAELNSKCQAYHLEHGTWPSANMKQLADSGYVESANFTTPFGGRYTFDRKQLTVVNRYAPTP; the protein is encoded by the coding sequence ATGTTGAAGAAGTCTCAGGCAACCCAGAAGAAACGTCGCGGTTTTTCGTTAATGGAAGTGATGTCAGCGATTGTCATCATCGCCGTCGTCGCCACCGCCAGCGTCACTGGGCTATCGGCTTTGCGCGGTAAAGCCAATGCCAAGATGGACCAAACAAACATGGCGGAACTTAACAGCAAGTGCCAGGCCTATCATCTTGAACACGGCACGTGGCCATCCGCCAACATGAAGCAACTGGCCGACAGTGGTTATGTCGAATCGGCCAACTTCACAACACCTTTTGGTGGTCGTTACACGTTTGACCGTAAGCAGTTGACCGTCGTCAATCGTTACGCTCCGACGCCATAA
- a CDS encoding prepilin-type N-terminal cleavage/methylation domain-containing protein: MKRTPRHGLTLLEVIAALSLMAALATISASGFRIAAVSTVETATKAQSLRLELAKTRRLAIKSGESHGIRFISEGSRIVGFVPYRRRSDGVEARATQPIRFSDGTAVSVSEKAVEFAAEGNAVQACQIKLAAEARTWQISVVPVTGTVVLREL, encoded by the coding sequence ATGAAACGGACTCCTCGCCACGGGCTGACGCTGCTGGAAGTGATTGCTGCACTGTCACTCATGGCCGCATTGGCCACGATTTCCGCCTCCGGTTTTCGAATCGCGGCGGTATCGACGGTCGAGACCGCAACGAAGGCTCAGTCATTAAGGCTTGAGCTTGCTAAAACCCGTCGACTCGCCATTAAATCGGGCGAGTCGCACGGGATTCGCTTTATTAGTGAAGGCAGCCGCATCGTGGGATTTGTGCCATATCGTCGGCGAAGCGATGGTGTGGAAGCTCGAGCCACACAACCGATTCGATTTTCTGACGGAACAGCGGTCAGCGTTTCAGAGAAGGCTGTCGAATTCGCCGCAGAAGGTAACGCCGTACAGGCTTGCCAAATCAAACTCGCTGCGGAAGCTCGCACCTGGCAAATTAGTGTCGTGCCCGTGACTGGTACGGTTGTGCTTCGGGAACTGTGA
- a CDS encoding PilW family protein produces MKPHRHKQLCCKRAQRSGLSLLEVTMACSLAALLMTSVVGMLHTSRQVWELTDNHSSRINSLHGTLRHASRELRSAQSLLTLESRSGYPAVLEFRDRSGQVQRWTHDPKSETVMCARGGDTGVLAEHIHSLNFQGYAADAKTPATLASGIHCVRCTATVKLKKKNDETRTAECWVWLRSQGQPNGSPPTILPSEKLAVQPAPVR; encoded by the coding sequence ATGAAACCACACCGCCACAAACAACTTTGCTGCAAGCGCGCTCAGCGATCCGGCCTGTCGCTGCTGGAGGTTACCATGGCGTGTTCGTTGGCAGCGTTGCTAATGACGTCCGTCGTCGGCATGCTGCACACCAGTCGGCAGGTTTGGGAACTCACTGACAACCACAGTTCGCGAATCAACTCGTTGCACGGAACGCTCAGGCACGCTTCACGAGAATTGCGATCCGCTCAATCGCTGCTGACGCTGGAATCGCGCAGCGGATATCCAGCAGTCCTCGAATTTCGCGATCGCAGCGGGCAAGTTCAGCGATGGACACACGATCCCAAAAGCGAAACCGTGATGTGCGCTCGAGGCGGCGATACGGGAGTTCTGGCCGAGCATATTCACAGCTTGAATTTTCAGGGCTATGCCGCCGACGCGAAAACTCCCGCCACACTGGCGAGCGGCATTCATTGCGTGCGTTGCACGGCCACGGTCAAACTCAAAAAGAAGAACGATGAAACCAGAACGGCAGAGTGCTGGGTCTGGCTTCGCAGTCAAGGTCAACCGAATGGATCGCCGCCAACAATCCTGCCGTCCGAGAAACTGGCCGTGCAGCCTGCGCCGGTGCGTTGA
- a CDS encoding DTW domain-containing protein translates to MASSDFEVAPPTIIVVHPKERRSKCSVEPLRGRDDFHFVKFPDPVDLPLDGYIRLGLGGPELSSEDAAAGLLVLDGTWKLAARMEPFYKHVPVRTLPATATAYPRVSKVSQDPTGGLATVEAVYAALQIMQRPIDGILEDYYWKDQFLKVNGWE, encoded by the coding sequence ATGGCCTCATCGGACTTCGAAGTCGCGCCGCCAACAATCATCGTGGTGCATCCCAAAGAACGTCGCAGCAAATGTTCTGTCGAACCGCTGCGCGGGCGAGACGATTTTCACTTTGTGAAATTCCCCGACCCGGTGGACTTGCCGCTGGACGGCTACATCCGGCTGGGACTCGGCGGGCCAGAGCTATCGTCTGAAGACGCCGCCGCCGGATTACTTGTTTTGGACGGCACGTGGAAGCTGGCCGCAAGAATGGAACCGTTCTACAAGCACGTTCCGGTTCGAACATTGCCCGCAACCGCGACGGCGTATCCGCGCGTGTCGAAGGTGTCGCAGGACCCGACAGGTGGTCTTGCCACCGTCGAAGCCGTCTACGCGGCGCTGCAAATCATGCAGCGGCCGATTGACGGAATTCTGGAGGACTATTACTGGAAGGACCAGTTCCTGAAGGTGAATGGCTGGGAATAG